The nucleotide window CTGTTAATCTACAAGTGTGTTGAAAGAAGAGGTTTGAAAGACTTAGAAAGAATTGGAAAGTATTCATAAGACAAAGTCTCAAGTAGCTATTTTTATGCCACAGGGAAGATACAGGTCACTACTTATGCCTCAGCTCTTTCATGGTAACTGATAAGTTAGATATTTAATCATTTcacagattgggaaactgaggcaggagctggggacTTTTCTATGATCCTGCTACAGTTCAGTTGCAGAGCTGAGACAGGAGCCAGAGAATTCAGACTCTCCATCCCTTTCTCTTACCACTGAACAACACTCCTTCCCTTTATTTATATAGCAGGGGACTGGTAGGTACCACCTGGGAACAACTGTCCATGCATGCAGATGGAAGACACTGAACAAAGAGTCTAAGGGAGAGAAGGCAAAGAATGCAAATAAGAGGCACATACCGTATTGTATTTTTATGACCTCCATTTAAATAGACATGATGTGTCTTACGAATGCTGTGGAATAACACAGATTTAGCAGAGAGTTAGTGGGGTGTCGTTTTAAAGGTATTTCACAGATGAAACCGTTTTGAGGCACTCACGATAAAATGTAGTACTCATCAGATTGAGCTGCTGACAGATTGTAATGACATTTATCTTAGCAATCAATACTGAGCAAGTCAAACTCGGCTTCTGCTCCGTCGTGACACAGCTGAATGAGTATCCACAATTCTCTCTAAGCATCGGCTTTGGTTAGCTCCATGTAATCAGAAATCTCCTCAAGTAAGTTAGAGATTCTGGACCAAGTTTAGTCTTGGCATAAATAGAAGCAAAGTATGTTGGGACTGAATTTTAGTCCTTTCTTTTCATATCCTGATTTCTTGCTAAGCAGCTTGAGGCAACCATCTGATAATCCTTTCTAGCAAGCTGTCTTTTTGGAATAACGCTTTTCAGCGTAGCCTCGTCTAAATGATGTCTCTAGAGGGCTCATTGACTCACTCTCTGATTATTGGCATAAAGGATTATACCATTCAAAACAATCCGTTATGAAACTTTCTGAAAGAGGCACCAAACACATAAAGGAAGAGAGTAATGAGGTGATTGATTGTTACTACCTACCCTCATAGTTGATGCAGCCACTAGAGTCTTCTTGTCCTTTTAGCAATTCTTCTACTTCTTCCTCCTTCATCTTTTCCCCTGAAACACAAAtagaatttgggtttgtttccaTCTTCCATAGAGTCTCAGAAATCCTGCATTCATGCCCGTCTCTTTGATCTTGCTTGCTTGGTTACCATGAGTTCCTCCTAACCGCATGTTTCTTTCATTTATGGGTCACCTTCCCTGCAAGGGTTCCATGCAGACTCTCGAAAAGCATGTACTTGCTGGTCAACAAGATGTGGAAGTCTGGGAGCAAAACCTCTGCCAAGGCCAAATCATTGAATGTTCATACAGCATGATCTACTATCCCTCAGTCTCGTTTCTTTTTTGTAGGGCAGTCAATTAGTGGGtgttaacgcctgtgattaacgcagggcagaattaacGCGTTAAAAATTATCGCGTTAATTGCAGAGGTGAGCAAACCAGGGTGAGCTACTCCAGAGACTCTCTGGTAACGTGCAGTAATGCACATCGCCACCAGAGGGCGCATGGGAAAAAACCCTGAAGCTGTGGTTCAGCTCCAGCTGAGAAGTAaacaagaaggctgtgtctacactggcatgaatttccggaaatgcttaaaacagaatagttttcgttataagtatttccggaaaaagagcgtctacactggcaggctgcttttccggaaaagccctttttccggaaaagcgtccgtggccaatgtagatgcgcttttccggaaaagagccccgatcgtcatttccgcgatcggggcttttttccggaaaagactactgggctgtctacactggcccttttccggaacagtgttccgaaataaggacttatgcccgagcgggagcagaatagttgttccagaatagcggctgattttgtacagtagagcattgttgcttttccggaaattcaagggccagtgtagacagctcgcagcttattccggctgattttccggaataagtggcccagtgtagacacagccgaaaagTAAAGACCCTgacacccatccctctcccctcccaggtgaccatattttttTGCCCAAgctgtcccctccaccccccccccccccagctggtttCACCCAAGCCACCCtctttgcctcctggggctgggactgacccTCCTCCCACATCGGATTCTGGGGCTGCCCATAATGGGGTCTACCCCctccagtccaggagctgacccCTCCTCTGAGCTTGGAGGCTGACCCCCACTCCTGAGCCCTATGCCACCCTATGCAGTTGGGGGCTGAGCCCCCTGTGATCTCTGCACTGCCCACGACAAAGTCTACCTCTCCTCTGGCCCTGTGCCACCCGTCACTGGGGCTGAGCTAAAAAAGGACTCTTTTGAATAGgacacaaatatattgattatatagaagaatttcagttcagctttcatgatagaatttgcactacaatacttTAGCGAGGTGAACTGAAGGGgtttttttacagtgtaaatgttttgtaataaaaaataaagtgagcgctatgcactttgtattctgtgttgtaattgaaatcaatatattagaatacgtagaaaacatccacaaatatttaaatagattgTATTCTTGTTATTGTTTTACAGTGCGATTAATTGCGCAATTAATcgcgattaatttttttaatcgcttgacagccctagtttttttttaaatttcttagaTTGAGCCTACACATAGTACAAATATTTTTGCCTTAGTGTCTAGAGGGGGTTGTAAGACTTCTGTCCCTGTATGCTCCCATGTAGAATACTTGCTAGTCTAGCTGTGTAGTTCTTTGTACGTCTCTGTACTGACCATGACAATCCTTTCATCTCCGTCTCGTGCCTGTAAACAAGCTGGCTTCTCGAGCCCCTTGCGGAAATGAAAATCTCTTACCCAGAGTAGCCAGTACATGGCGGAGTTCAGCGCCCATGACTGTGCCATTGCCCTCCTTGTCAAAGACACGCAGACCTTCAACGAAGTCTTCAAAGGAACCCTGATCCTTGTTGTTGGCAGCAGCCTGCATCATGGGCAGGAATTCATCAAATGTGATTTTCTTGGCATTCATCTCTGGAAAGGAAGTGTCTAGTTATAACACGACTGAAGAGAGAGCCGTATAGCTTCTCCCGAATCCCTAAGCTGGAATACGAAAGGTCCTCTCCCCTCCAGCATCCCCTCTTCTCACATTCGCTTTATCAGCTGTTGCTTTCCCCAGGCCTTTTAATGATTTTGCCGTATCGATTCTGTGCGTCACTATTATGGAAGTTATGGCCATGGTTGCAGTCTGGTGGGTGTTAAAACCACTGCCCTGCCTTCTTTTCACATTGTTAAAGGCATTGTGCTTGTGGAAGGGGAGGTTCCCAGCCTGTGGAGGATTTTGGCCTGAGCAGAAGGAGAGTTTTGAGGACAGTTCTGTGGAGATTCTGAGTTGCCGTCGATAGGGCGGTGGTAACTTGCACAGAGCCCCAGAGTTGTCTAAAAGATGCCAGAAGCCTCTCCGGCACCCAGAGCAGCCCAAGACTTCAAGGGCACAAAGGTGGCTTAAAGCCACCTTAGAGCCCCGTCCTGCCTTGGCCCGAGAGTCCTATTCTGCCTGTCTTAGGGCCACAGCACAGAATCACCGcctcagcacctccccttctcaaTATGAACTAGTGGCAACGGCATCGATTGCTTATACTTAATCTGTGAGGAGTTTGCAAAATTGAAAAAAAGCAGATGTAGTCCAAGGTGCACACTGGACTTTGGACAACAAATATCAAAGCTATTTATCTTCAAGGGCCAAATGGGAattacaaagagagagagaggggtgagACACGTTCGCACCAGTGGGTTACACCTGCCGTAATCTGGCATCCAAAAAATCCTCCTCAAGGCCTAAATCAGAATGCTCACCCCATCCCCCTCTCCAAATCTACtctccagctatgtctacactgcagagtttttgcgcaaaactagccattttgcgcaaaaagtcgcggagtgtccacacctcaagcgcttttttgtgcaagagaatttacagtgaattgatagactagaggggtttttgtggtataggaattcctctttctatgaggaatgacacacctttttgcgcaaaaaggtgtatgtAGACGGGAAAcaggctggttttgcgcaaaaaaaaccctatcgaaagaagcacaggtgccctggtggccattctgttactGGCAATCAGAGTTTGCTTATGAGTGTGTGTCCATGTGGTCTGGATGCtcccttgcgcaaaagcgcatcactttcctgatgcacttttgcagtgtggatgtgtgcttgctcaagaagcctgcagtctagacgtagcctccatcTTCCTCTTCAAACAGATCTAGGAACACTTCaaggttttttgcttttttttttcctggtgaagTGATTTTTGTACCCAACTAGGAGGATGAGAGCCGCCATCTCAATCCATTGTGAGCAGTGTCGTTCCTAAGTGGGCGGGGATGGCAGTTCCTCATTAAGCACCTACAGACTGTGGGATAGTTACCTTCCTTGCTAGGGTTGCCCAGGATCTTCTTGATCTCGGCATTTGTAGGGTTCTGTCCTAGAGCACGGATGATATCACCGACCTGGTCTAAGGTAATCTTGCCTTCACCTGTCCTGTCAAAGAGGAGGAACGCTTCCTTGTAGTCTGCAAGGAGAAAATTCAAAGGTTAGATCAGATGGGCAGCTCAGTATTAACTAGTAGTGACCAAGACATGGGGCCATATTCTCTACCTGTTGtaatgccactgaaatcaatggagttaggGTGCAGAGTCTTTGGCCCATGTCTCAAGCAAAACTCACATCCTATGGCATTTGAATATCACTAATTTTACCCTTCTTCAGTCCACCCTTCTGCTCACTTTCTTAGCTTGAATAGCCAACTGTAGTTTTGTAACTGGCCATTTTAAGTTCCAAGGGAGATCAGCTTGCTCAAAACGTCCCCATTCATGAACAAGTTTCTCAACCCGCAATCcactagcacagtgtttctcaacctttttcgtttaataaagtaccccttttaaaaaaaaaaaaaaattatgaatacCCCCAGTAccgacagttttcagacacaaaaaagttgtttgtttgtttgtttgtttgtttgtttttaaacaattgtaacacatttgtttaaacaacttaatcgtagccgggtgggcgatgaaatgtttgtgtgtaaaaagtacaaaaataataaaacgctgtgaaacttaaaacaaattcagttttctccaaatttcagttgtgctgacaaaacccccagacttctctcgagtgcccctaagggtacttgtaccactggttgagaaacatggcACTAGTATATGATAAACAGTTCTTGAATgatctgtttgatttttttttttccacaaagagATATCCAAACGCTCCTTGCAGGACAAGAGTTCTGCCCACTTTGACGTGTGCAGGCTGTGTCTCAGCTGGATGGATGTTAACCTGCAATTGGACATGACTGAAATTCTCCCTTGCCTTCTCTCATGGCATGGCACTGCTATGATCTGTCTAACCACATCTGTCACTTCATGTCCTCTCTCCCATCCTGGGTGGGTCATTCCCAAGCATAACAGATGCCCCTGAAGGtctgtgtctttctttctttggcAATGCTCATGTAGTGTGTCATGCCAGTACATTCAGATTGAATCAAACCTGTCCCCAGATGACAGATGTCCATTTATTTTCCAGTTGCCACTTGAGACCTTGGCACATGAATTAAAAATTCGTGTGAAAAATCCTGTTCAAGGCATTCTCCGTATTCAAAGGCTACGCCCCGTTCAATAATCTTTGTTTTGTACTTAATAGCATCGTGATAAGGAACTTAGCTAAAGAGCCATCTCAGCTGACTTGGTTTTGTCAAGAGCTGTCTACACGATAGCTCTACTGTAATTTAACATCCAAAAGTTTGAGTGTCCTGTGTATTAAGTGCCATGAGCACTAATTGTGTATTTCATTACAGCTGcttgtttattttgaaaacacattttAGAGAAAGGCATTGATTTGTACAGTACGTAGGTGGCCGTTCTTTCTGCCTGGGGACAGACTTAGGTCAAGAATCCCAATGACTCCTCTTtcttggggcatgtctatactaggaaattattttgaaataactaaattcgaaataacttacgAAAAACAAAATCGAAATGGTGTGTCCCCACTACtggggagccttgaaattagtctgaggcaggctccattattgtggatgcgctacctcgacttagagccccaggaagcactggggagtgattAATTGCTCCCCAGAATaggagtatttcaaaatagcagcagcacagCACCCACCCTATAACTATGTTGAAATCCGCATTATttctcgtggaaagcaggagttaactatttcgaaataaccagcccgtgaTTTTGAAAtcacgggcttggtagtgtgaacactTTGCTTATGATTATgaaataagggggattatttcgaaataacaccctagtgtagaccagggcttaaggACACATGAAACTGATGTATTTTGGTGTTTGCTTCACATCCAGTCTGCCTGGAGTAATCCTTACCACCCAATAAAACTGCTGATTCAGCATGTGGTTCTGCAAGACTGTAATCTAAGCCATCTGGAATTAATCCCATTACTATCTAATGTGTAAAGACTTCTAACGCATAACTGCTGGCTCTCTCCTCTTGCTCCCCTTTTACTGCAGGCTATGCAATTTGTGCCTTTTGGAGTTATACAAAACAGCATCTAGCAATCTATTGCCTCTGCATCGGCTGTTTCTAAGAgatggaagtcaatggaactttACCAGTTTATGCCAGCTGAGCTGGCCTTTCATCTTGTGTCATCGTTTATCCAAAGCTAAGTTTAAAACATGAGTCTTTTTTGCCATTAGCAAGAACCGAGAGTGTTCCAAGACCAAATTTTGTTcctctcttgattttttttttaaatgaaataaaaaggggGATTTAATAGTCATTGATGCAGCTTCCCAGTCCAGTGAAAAGGGCCCAATTACAAGCCCTCTTGGACCCTTTTCTCCCCTAGTGTTCCTCTATTGAATTCTCTGGAGCCAGTCCTGCATTATACTGGTGTAAGCAAATCTGAAATCTGGCCTTGACCAATGTTGTGCTCAGCTGCTGATTTTGTAGCATGCTTGAATAGTTGTAATGGGTAGGGTTAATGTATTCCAAGTGAGTTCTTCTGTTTCCCAAGTGGCCTTTAATTGCTCCATTACTTGGATCAGTCATCACAACTTTGCAACAGCTGGGCTACTCTGAAATAGCAGGATGGAGGCTAGAAAAGCTGCTGCTTTGTTATACATATGCATTCTCGTTGACTTAATTTTTCCATAACCATTCCCAACTCTTTTGTGAAAGTTCCCTGGTTATAATTAGGGACGTGTCCAAATCAGCCCACTTAATGATCTGGAGTGTTTGAAACCAGTTCTGATCTCATGGGGGTGTAACTCAAGTTGACTTCAATAGTACACTCATTAACTCTGGTTTCATCAAGAACAGAATCAGACCCAGGAAGTTCAGACGGACTCGTGAGATTTAGGTCTgtcactaggggtacatctacactgcagaggaagatcgaagctgacactgtcgatcttccagggtttaaaTTAGCTGTTGAGTTAAGACAGCTCATTCAAACTGAGAGGAGCGCTCCTGTCCCTGCagataaccctcatttcatgagaagtaagggaaggcGAAAGGAGAacgttcttcctttgacttcctgcaatgtagatggcaccaaaagctgagttaagctacatcgacttcagctacacaattaacgtagctgaagttgcatatctcaATTTGACTTTGTCCCACAATTTGATGTACCATAGCTGAACACTCTGACTTTTCTCTTTCTGTCACTTTTGGTTTCCAGTTGGTCCTTTGTACCTCTCCTCAAAATAGGAGCTATTCAGAGCTGTGATGAAATTTATTTTCTACTGGGTTTTTGCTGCTTGTAGCCTACATTATATTACATAACATAACCAAAATGTGTCCATTTAAAAACACTTCTGGAGCAGATTTTAGGCTCTTCAAAGGAGAATTTCTAAAACTTTGAGATCTGAGCCACACCTGTTTAGGAAGGCTACAGATTTAACTGAATAATCCTGTACCTTGATAGTTACTGTTATAGAAGCAGGAAATATAGCAGTAAGCATAGCATAGAAATACATCCATTATATGCACCAGTGTGCATGAATAATTTCCTTTTTCCATGCTTCATAAGTGTATTTATAGCAATATAACTCTCTTCTTTCCCGTATTGTCTCCCAGACAAGAGTGACAAGTAGGTATTTCACAGAGGTTTTTAATCTTCCATTAATGCAAATAACCATCCAGCGTAATTGCAGCTACGTTATTTTTTCACCTTCTCTTTTTCCCTCTTCTGCCTTATGATAAAAAAGCTTCACAGCATCTGTTTGACATGCAGGTACAGGTGGCAACCTTAGAGGTCCTCTGAGGCCTATGTACCTGGCACACTAGGCAGAATGTAAGTGTTAAAATAAGTGACCTGGAAATCCAGGGTCAGATCCTTAGATGATATAAGTCAGCATGCCTCCTGTGACAGCAGTGGGGGCATCCTGATTCATATGGGCTGAAGATCTGGGTTAAACTTAGGTTAAACTTTCTAGCCACATCTTTTATCAGAATGCGTGTGCAGAGATATTACTGGCTGTCTTGTGACTTACCATCCTGCTGCTCCTTGGAGAACTCGATCTGTTGGAAAGAAATCAATCAcaaaaaatagctttaaaaaaaggggggggggaacctgtTGGATTTTAAAATATCCAACTTCCTTCATGAGTCCTCTTTCAAAGGGGccaaaaaaaaagaagagctTGTTTGTCCGATTCTCAGGAGTAGCTTGCATATCAACAGGGCTAGCAACGGAGAAAGTTCTGGTTAGACCAGGGAACAGCTAGTATTCGGTAGTCTATCACTCCAGTTCTATGACAGAAAAATTCCTGTTCCACTTACCAGCAACCTGGTCAGCACTGAAGGACTGCAGTtgggagggaaaagagagaaaaagagagctaGTACTGTTGAAAATGCATTGACAGAAGAAAGAAAATAGCACAAGAGTATCTGAGAGTTCTAGCATTCCTGTCTTTCAGAATAGAACTAGGCCATGGCTAGTCATATTAGTTAAGTGTCTgcttggtttattttattttattttattttttaagagcATCCTAAGACTATTTAAAGATCCCATTGAGAAGTATAGCTAGGACAAAACCAGGGCTGCAGCTTAAGCAATGAATCAATTGTCTCTTCATAGCGAAGTTGTTAATGGACTTCCAGGCCAATTATCCTTTCGCTACAGATACCCAATATTAAGATCATGTGAATTATCATTGCTTAACCAGCAGCTCAACATTAGGATAACAAATAAACCCAGACATTAAAGACTCCTTgtttctaaattagctgtttatCAGTGCTTTGTTCCTGAGGTAATAATTTATTATATGCTTCCTTTGCAACCACATCAACGTGCATCCTATACAAAAAATTAGCATAGATTTCTGCGATAGTATCtcttcagtttaaagttataggaACTACATTTCTGTCTAACTAGTGTAAGACACAAGACTAACCAGCTAGCCTAGCAGAATCAAGTTtcactccttttccccctccgCTCCTCACCCCCAGGGCAAAATAGAATCTTTTGAGGTCCCTACTTGCTTGGCTTTCTACCTCAAATGATATAGTTTTTCTGGCCTTCTTTCCCTCCTAAAACTAACCCAAACTGGAAGCTAGATACAGATTAAAACCATTGGCTTGCTATTAAGAATTATCTTTCCTGTGGACCCACCATGATGCAGACGGTTGGAAAAGAAGAggagcagccgggctggaggaATTGGCTGAGGGCTTCTTGAGTCCCTGAGAGAGTGGTCCTTCCTCCCTCACTTTTCTTCTTCTTATTTATGTGAAGGCGGTGACCTCACAGCCAGCTCCGGTGTCAGAGTGAAGCAGCCACTCCCCTTGGAGAGTTCTTTAGCTTTCTTAGGGCAAAGGGACAGATCCATTTCTTGACAGACATTTTGCGGGGGCTATTTTTAGGTGGTCCGAAAGGGACAGGGAGCTTTGCCTTGTGTCAGCACTTCCTAGAGCTGTAACGCAAAGAAGGACTATTCCTGCTCGACCTACTTGGGGCTTCTCTTTCTGAAGAGCTCCTATTTGTCTCTCAGGCTATAAAGTCAGCCGCAAAGAGGGAGGAGCTCTCTGTTTGTCCATCTGGCTGCTTTTACATGTTCACATTgcattctgccccccccctcccccacccctcaggaaGCTGCGGGTACTTAAACAGACTgaggtttcccagccagcaaaCTCGGTGCCTattccaaagcccagtgaaatcagtggaaagattcctaTGGACTTCAGCTGGCTTTGGGTCCACCTCTCTTTGTGTCAGTGTGGTGCTGGGCTTTGTGGAGTGAAAAGAGGGCTGGTCTGTAGGGCAATAATTGGCTAGTTCTGACTTTTTAACCATGTGAATGTTGATTCTGAAAGACTAGCTGGTCCATCCTTCCTTCCCTGGAAGGATGGTGTGATTGTAAAATCCAGGGGCAATGTTAGGGGCTCGTAATCAAGGCAATTGTGTGGGGGCCCCTACAAAGGTACCTGGCTCAGACTTCAGCTTCCTCCCCAGGTGTGAGGGCCAAAGACCCCAGGCATCAACACCATGCAATGGGGGTTTCCCTTATCTCTTCTGGGCCCCAGTGAGTCTAATGCAGGCCCTGTTTAGCAACCCCCCAACACTTGCTCATGGCCCCCACttaagaaccactgttctaggggATTTCTTTCATTGCAGGTTCGGGGCTTGCACGGTTGCACTAACCCCTTCCCGACAACACTGGCCCAGTGGACTTATCTAGTGTGCTGCCTGGAGCCGTTCACGTGATGGAAATAGGCAGATGAGATGGTTTACTTTTCTCTGGCTCATTGGTGCGTGCTGGGCATCAGAAAACCATTAAGGGTCTCTGTGACCGAAAAATTATATTTCCTTGCTGGCCGTTGTATTTCAAAGCTAGAGGAAGGGGGACGTCAGGCCAAAGGTTTCCCTAATGTCTTCATTTTTCACATGCCACCAATGCTTGGGAGTGGGAGGAAAGAAAAGACCAGGGAAGAGTCAACCTGGTGAGGAGTCTACCTGCCCACAGCAGCAACGATCAGTAGAGTGAAAGCAGGCTTTGTGGGGCTCCATCtttgtggtggtcggggactccctcctaagagggactgagctatccatctgccatccagacctggaatctcaagaggcGTGCTGCTTACCAGGcactcgcattcaggatgtgacttaGAGGCTtcccaaactgatcaaaccttcaaatcgctaccccttcctgcttctccacgtgggaactaacgatgcggccaagaatgaccttgaacgggtcactgtggattatgtagcactgggaagaaggatccaagaatttggtatgcaagtggtgttctcatccatccaccctgttgaagggaaaggactgggcagggatcgttgaattgaggacgtaaatgcgtggttgcgcacaaggattgttaggaagagatgggatccacctaatgaagagaggaaggagcatcttcgcgggcaggcttgcaaacctagtgaggagggctttaaactaggttcgtcaggggacggtgaccaaaaccctgaggggagtgggaaagtcggatactgggaagaaatgcagagaggaacgagcaagaaaggaggacccctgattcgaatggagaagatagggcaatcaactggttacctgaagtgtttgtacactaatgcgagaagcctgggcaacaaacaggaagaactggaggccctggcccagtccaagaaatatgatttaatttggataacagagacttggtgggatgactcgcatgactggagcgctgtcatggaagggtatagactgttcaggaagaacaggcaggagagaaaaggaggaggagttgcactgtatgtaagggagcactatgattgctctgaactccagtataaagagggagaaaaacctgttgagagtctatgggttaagtttaaaggagcaaaccaCAGCAGTgatattgtggttggtgtctgctacaggcctccaaatcaggtggatgaggctttctttggacaactgagagaagcttccagatcacagaccctggttcttgtggggggactttaatcaccctgacatctgttgggaaacctatacggcagtatacaggcaatccaggaagtttttggagaatgttggggataacttcttgacacaggtgctgaaggatccgaccaggggccgtgcgcagcttgaccttctgctcacaaacagggaggaactaataggggaagtagaggtgggtgacaacctgggaagcagtgatcatgagatagtagatttcaggatcctgaccaaaggaagaaaagagagtagtaaaatacacaccttggacttcagaaaagcagattttgactccctccgagacctgatgggcagaatcccctgggatgctaacatgaaggggaaaggagtccaggacagctggcagtattttaaagaagccttattgaaggcacagaaagtaaccatcctgatgtgtagcaagagaggcaaacatggtaggaggaaattggcttacaggggaaatccttggtgaacttaagcacaaaaaggaagcttacaaaaagtggaaacttggacaaatgaccagagaggggtttaaatgtatagctcgagaatgccggggggttatcaggaaggcgaaagcgcaaatggaattgtgactggctaaggatgtgaaggataacaagaaaggttaaCAAGCCTGTAgaaacaagaagaaggtgatcagagagggtgtgcggcccctaatggatgaaggaggtaacctagtgacagatgatgtggggaaagctgaagtactcaatgctttctttgcctctgtattcacggacaaggtgggctcccggactaatgcgctaagtgacgcaagatgggatgaagatggacagcccttggtgggtaaagaacgggttaggaactatttaggaaagggaaacgtacacaaatccatgggtctggatttaatgcatccgagggtactgagggagttggcaaatgtcattgtggagcctttggctattatctttgaaaagtcgtgtcgatcggg belongs to Pelodiscus sinensis isolate JC-2024 chromosome 7, ASM4963464v1, whole genome shotgun sequence and includes:
- the MYL1 gene encoding myosin light chain 1/3, skeletal muscle isoform isoform X2, giving the protein MSFSADQVADYKEAFLLFDRTGEGKITLDQVGDIIRALGQNPTNAEIKKILGNPSKEEMNAKKITFDEFLPMMQAAANNKDQGSFEDFVEGLRVFDKEGNGTVMGAELRHVLATLGEKMKEEEVEELLKGQEDSSGCINYEAFVRHIMSI
- the MYL1 gene encoding myosin light chain 1/3, skeletal muscle isoform isoform X1, with the protein product MAPKKDVKKAAPASAPAPAPAPAAAPAPAPEPTKPKEPTIDLKSIKIEFSKEQQDDYKEAFLLFDRTGEGKITLDQVGDIIRALGQNPTNAEIKKILGNPSKEEMNAKKITFDEFLPMMQAAANNKDQGSFEDFVEGLRVFDKEGNGTVMGAELRHVLATLGEKMKEEEVEELLKGQEDSSGCINYEAFVRHIMSI